A segment of the Nitrospirota bacterium genome:
CGAAGGCGGCGGCCGACTGCAGATCCGCTTCCATCTCCGTCTGCTTCGTTTGGAGCAGGGACATGGACAACTCCAGCTGAGTGCCAGTCATTTCCAGCTCGCGCACCAATCGGCTGGTGCGCAGACCGGCCAGCACCCGTGCGCTGGTTTCCTGCTTACTCGCAGATTTACTCAGAAAATCGTCGGCGCCTCGCGCCAGCCCTTCGGCAATCTGCGCCGGCTGATCGTGGGCAGTCATCAGCAAGATATGGCTGGATTTCAGCAGAGGATCGCGGCGTACCGTTTCGCAAAACGTGGGGCCGTCCATCTCCGGCATCATCCAATCGACGATGATCAGATCGGGACGTTCGCGCCCAGCCACGTCAAGCGCCTCTCGTCCGTTTCCTGCCTCCAACACCCGATGCCCCAACCGCTTGAGCCGCGCCGCCATGCTCGCCCGCGTCACCGGTTCATCTTCCACCAGCAGAATGGTCGCGGCGATGGTACAGGGAAGAGCCGACGAACTGAAGGATCGAACCGTCTGTTGGGTTGAGTCGTCATTCATGATCCTGCACCTTCGTGATCGGAGTGGTTACGCCGCGCGCGCCGTCAGCGCGTCCCCCTCGGTCTCATAAATCGGAATCATTTTTGGAATATTCGCCAGGCTCAGGATTTCCCGAACATAACTCTGCGGCTTGAGAAGGCTGAGCTGCGCCTGTTGAAGCTTGAAGCTCTGCGAGAGAAGGACGAGTAGCCCGAGACCAGAGCTATCCACGAATCGAACCTGCTCCAGGTTCACAATCAGGTGCTGGCAATTCCGGCTCTTCACCTGTTCGACGGCAGTCTTGAAGGCCGCCCGATTACTGTAGGTGAGATCGCCTTTCACATCCAAGACCATGGCGTCCTTCACGGCACGCTGTGTGATTTCCATGAACGGGTCCTTTCATTGCATTACGCACAAGTGAGGTCGTTCGCGTCCGCGCCTGCCGCACGCGTCTGTCAGGCCGCTCGGGAGAGACGGTTCGCGTAGGCGCACATCGCCCCATGTACCCCTCGATACTCTATCGGTCGGTTACTGTCGATTCTTAACCAGCCGGATACCATACCAACAATAGGAGGTAGACCAGATAGGCCGTCGCCATGGTGCCGGAGAAGGTCCAGACCAGCAGCTGCCCCAGACGGCGATGCCGCGACAGTCTGGAGGACATGGCCCCCACACTCCCGTGGCGAATCCGATGGAGCCCCATATAGAGGTTGTAGCCGCCGAGACCGATCGTCGTCACCGCCAGCGCCATGTGCACCGAGAACAACGGCACATACAGCGTCCAGTACTGCCGGTCCGTCCCCCCAAATCGTTCGCGCCCGAAGAGCACTTGTTTCAAGACATAGGCCACGAGCCAGATCCCGACGATCGTACAGGCCACGATCATCCGCCGTGAATGATGCGACACCTCATGCTGCCTGGCGGATCGCACGCCGGCCATCGCCACCAGATAGGCCGCCGTCAGGCTGATCAGCACGCCGTACCAAAGCCCAGTCTTTATGTCCATCATGCCCTCCAACGACGCAGGAGAGATGCCTGCCGCTGACTGCTCTATCGGTTGGGCAAGCCCCTGGCTGAATGTCCAACGTCAGCTCCTCAATGCACTGCGGGCATGGTCGGCCTGACAGCTGTGAACGCAAGAGCCGGACCAACAAGCAAAGCGCGGCCTCAGCCCTTGAGCGCGGCGGCATCGGGTTGCGACTGGATGTAGGCCTGAAGCGTCATCTCCAGTTCCTGAAGCACTCGCAACAAGGCAGGACATTGGGAACGGCCAGGCAGGG
Coding sequences within it:
- a CDS encoding STAS domain-containing protein, whose translation is MEITQRAVKDAMVLDVKGDLTYSNRAAFKTAVEQVKSRNCQHLIVNLEQVRFVDSSGLGLLVLLSQSFKLQQAQLSLLKPQSYVREILSLANIPKMIPIYETEGDALTARAA
- a CDS encoding DUF420 domain-containing protein, which produces MMDIKTGLWYGVLISLTAAYLVAMAGVRSARQHEVSHHSRRMIVACTIVGIWLVAYVLKQVLFGRERFGGTDRQYWTLYVPLFSVHMALAVTTIGLGGYNLYMGLHRIRHGSVGAMSSRLSRHRRLGQLLVWTFSGTMATAYLVYLLLLVWYPAG